One genomic segment of Bradyrhizobium diazoefficiens includes these proteins:
- the msrB gene encoding peptide-methionine (R)-S-oxide reductase MsrB has product MFDRRILLTTVAGLFGLSAFRWLRGTPAEAGEKATEKFDIEKTEAEWRAQLTPQQYEILRNHGTERPGSSPLLKEHRKGTFACAGCDLPLFASETKFESGTGWPSFYQPIEGNVGKTEDRTYGMVRTEVHCRRCGGHLGHVFDDGPKPTGLRYCIDGFGLVFHPAAASAT; this is encoded by the coding sequence ATGTTTGACCGCCGCATTCTGCTAACGACTGTCGCCGGCCTGTTCGGCCTTTCGGCCTTCCGCTGGCTGCGAGGGACGCCTGCCGAGGCTGGCGAGAAGGCCACGGAAAAGTTCGACATCGAGAAGACGGAGGCCGAGTGGCGTGCCCAGCTGACGCCGCAACAATATGAGATCCTGCGCAATCACGGCACCGAGCGGCCCGGCTCCAGTCCGCTGCTGAAGGAGCACCGCAAGGGCACCTTCGCCTGCGCCGGCTGCGACCTGCCGCTGTTTGCGTCGGAGACCAAGTTCGAGAGCGGCACCGGCTGGCCGAGCTTCTACCAGCCGATCGAGGGCAATGTCGGCAAGACCGAGGACCGCACCTACGGCATGGTGCGCACCGAGGTGCATTGCCGCCGCTGCGGCGGCCATCTCGGCCATGTCTTCGACGATGGTCCGAAACCGACCGGTCTGCGCTACTGCATCGACGGTTTCGGGCTGGTCTTCCACCCGGCCGCGGCGTCGGCGACGTAA
- a CDS encoding flagellar hook-basal body complex protein, with protein sequence MGIFDAMNTSVGGLQAQSYALQNISGNIANSSTTGYKGIGTSFVDLIPDSSVPSKQVAGGVTANAKATITTQGTISGSTVATNMAITGDGFFSIQKATGIVDNVPVFSGVTYYTRRGDFQLNANGNLVNGAGYYLMGVTVDPKTGNPQGNVATVLKFQNNFIPAQATTSIQYAANLPTQPNTAASSTAASGTLLAAGGLNPSDFSANPLPVGTPPAPYTNATVAGAAATGNIRSAYSSTTGTGTVALQNNSSAVASTTTSLDNTVGTHLASSILTALSGQTLTINGNTITFNGGTTVTTTGSNTTIGLGAGTTATVGSILNAIQTAGGAGVTATLSASGNIQISTGTGTDVAVNSGSAATALGISSVTRGGNVLSSPAITGATVLSGSATAGGAEVLSSGFAAGDTITVDGQTLTFMASGASGANQINITDNITTLLGKIDALSGASGSSVSSGGVITLNTGTVSNLSVSSSNSAAFAALGFTSTITKNRDGGGTAGTGGVVGNDIATFTKESISGGAVTAYNAAGTPVNLQLRWAKTDSASLGAGHSDSWNLFYQTDPNATGTTVGWVNTGQAFTFASDGSLTSPSGSGITINNVSVSGQSLGSVAFNISSGGLTQYASTSGAVTINTITQNGYAAGQLRSVAVNNNGLVVGTFSNGQNLDLAQVSLSHFNGTNYLKALDGGAYAATEQSGPAIDGASGTISGSSLEGSNTDIADEFTKLIVTQQAYSANTKVITTANSMVQDLLNVLR encoded by the coding sequence ATGGGTATCTTCGATGCAATGAATACCTCGGTGGGTGGCCTGCAGGCGCAGTCCTACGCGCTGCAGAACATTTCCGGCAACATCGCGAACTCATCCACCACCGGTTACAAGGGCATCGGCACCAGCTTCGTCGATCTCATTCCCGACTCCTCGGTGCCGAGCAAGCAGGTCGCCGGCGGTGTGACGGCGAACGCGAAAGCGACCATCACGACGCAGGGCACGATCTCGGGCTCCACGGTCGCGACCAACATGGCGATCACCGGCGACGGCTTCTTCTCGATCCAGAAGGCGACCGGCATCGTCGACAACGTGCCGGTGTTCAGCGGCGTCACCTATTACACAAGGCGCGGCGACTTCCAGCTCAATGCCAACGGCAACCTGGTCAACGGCGCTGGCTATTACCTGATGGGCGTCACGGTCGATCCGAAGACCGGCAACCCGCAAGGCAACGTGGCGACGGTCCTGAAATTCCAGAACAACTTCATCCCGGCGCAGGCGACCACCTCGATCCAGTACGCGGCGAACCTGCCGACCCAGCCGAACACGGCGGCGAGCTCCACCGCGGCGAGCGGCACGCTGCTCGCAGCTGGCGGATTGAACCCCTCCGACTTCTCGGCCAACCCGCTGCCGGTGGGCACGCCGCCCGCACCCTACACCAATGCGACGGTGGCCGGCGCGGCCGCCACCGGCAACATCCGCTCGGCGTACTCGTCGACGACCGGCACGGGCACGGTTGCGCTCCAGAACAACTCGTCGGCGGTGGCCTCCACCACCACCTCCCTCGACAACACCGTCGGCACGCATCTCGCCTCCAGCATCCTCACGGCGCTGAGCGGCCAGACGCTGACCATCAACGGCAACACGATCACCTTCAACGGCGGCACCACGGTCACGACGACCGGCAGCAACACCACGATCGGCCTCGGTGCGGGCACCACGGCAACGGTGGGCAGCATCCTGAACGCTATTCAGACGGCCGGCGGCGCCGGCGTCACCGCCACGCTCTCCGCCAGCGGCAACATCCAGATATCGACCGGCACCGGCACCGACGTCGCAGTCAACAGCGGCTCGGCAGCCACGGCGCTCGGCATCAGCAGCGTCACGCGCGGCGGCAACGTACTGTCCTCGCCCGCGATCACCGGCGCCACGGTGCTGAGCGGCAGCGCGACCGCCGGCGGCGCCGAGGTGCTCTCCTCGGGCTTCGCGGCGGGCGACACCATCACGGTCGACGGCCAGACGCTGACCTTCATGGCCTCGGGCGCGTCGGGTGCGAACCAGATCAACATCACGGACAACATCACGACCCTGCTCGGCAAGATCGACGCTCTCTCCGGCGCGTCGGGATCTTCGGTCAGCAGCGGCGGCGTGATCACGCTGAACACCGGCACCGTTTCCAACCTGTCGGTGTCCAGCTCGAACAGCGCCGCCTTCGCCGCGCTCGGCTTCACCTCGACCATCACCAAGAATCGCGACGGCGGCGGCACCGCCGGCACCGGCGGCGTGGTCGGCAACGACATCGCCACTTTCACCAAGGAATCGATCAGCGGCGGCGCAGTGACCGCCTACAACGCCGCCGGCACGCCAGTGAATTTGCAGCTGCGCTGGGCCAAGACCGACAGCGCCTCGCTGGGCGCCGGACATTCCGATAGCTGGAACCTGTTCTATCAGACCGATCCGAATGCGACCGGCACGACGGTCGGCTGGGTCAACACCGGGCAGGCCTTCACGTTTGCCAGCGACGGCTCGCTGACCTCGCCGAGCGGTTCGGGCATCACCATCAACAATGTCAGCGTCAGCGGCCAGTCGCTCGGCTCGGTCGCCTTCAACATCTCCTCGGGCGGGCTGACGCAATATGCCAGTACCAGCGGCGCGGTGACCATCAACACCATCACCCAGAACGGCTATGCCGCCGGCCAGCTCCGCTCCGTCGCCGTCAACAACAACGGCCTCGTGGTCGGAACCTTCTCCAACGGCCAGAACCTCGATCTCGCCCAGGTCTCGCTGTCGCACTTCAACGGCACCAATTACCTGAAGGCGCTCGACGGCGGCGCCTATGCCGCGACTGAGCAGTCGGGACCTGCGATCGACGGTGCTTCGGGCACCATCAGCGGCTCGTCACTGGAAGGCTCGAACACCGACATCGCCGACGAATTCACCAAGCTGATCGTGACCCAGCAGGCCTATTCGGCCAACACCAAGGTGATCACGACCGCGAATTCGATGGTGCAGGACCTCCTGAACGTGTTGCGCTGA
- a CDS encoding ATP-grasp domain-containing protein, translating to MLHPLAAPNYADRIGFAHLTRQAFEGVDLHPLRERLLARIAEGTALAGEGLDLSLIAQLMGEKEAGLVIQSEVLSFHQLFRTPTAAPKPGLRVLALAADIDMGGNTPIEFLLEGSDIELLTLYVTKATGLPEALPDHDVAIVVASDSEECRDALALIAKAAPRWPRPLLNRPELIGNLDRDKLYRLLADIPGLDIPVTAHATRAQLTALSEGRIACAEITGELHFPMIVRPRGTHAGVGLAKIDDAAALAVYLAERQEQDFFVARFVDYASPDGLYRKIRLTMVDGKPYACHMAIADRWDIWYLNAYMAFSEEKRAEEAVFMQDFDHVFAARHKTALDEMSRRVGLDYFIVDCAENQNGELLVFEADNTAVVHNMDSPVVFPYKPPQMRKIFAAFTSMLSRHAKAGEGSAE from the coding sequence ATGTTGCATCCGCTTGCCGCGCCGAACTATGCCGACCGCATCGGCTTTGCGCATTTGACGCGCCAGGCCTTCGAGGGTGTCGATCTGCACCCATTGCGCGAGCGGCTGTTGGCGCGGATCGCCGAGGGAACGGCGCTGGCGGGCGAGGGGCTGGACTTGTCCTTGATCGCTCAGCTGATGGGCGAGAAGGAAGCCGGCCTCGTGATCCAGTCCGAGGTGCTCTCCTTCCATCAGCTGTTTCGCACGCCCACTGCGGCACCGAAGCCGGGCCTGCGCGTGCTTGCGCTTGCAGCCGACATCGACATGGGCGGCAACACGCCGATTGAATTTCTGCTCGAAGGCTCCGATATCGAGCTCCTGACACTCTATGTGACCAAGGCGACAGGCTTGCCGGAAGCATTGCCTGATCACGACGTTGCCATCGTGGTCGCATCCGATTCCGAGGAATGCCGCGACGCGCTTGCGTTGATCGCAAAGGCGGCGCCGCGCTGGCCGCGGCCGCTGCTCAACCGCCCCGAGCTGATCGGCAATCTCGACCGCGACAAGCTGTACCGGCTGCTGGCTGATATCCCCGGTCTCGACATCCCCGTGACCGCCCACGCGACGCGCGCGCAACTGACGGCTCTGTCGGAGGGGCGGATCGCTTGTGCGGAGATCACGGGCGAATTGCACTTTCCGATGATCGTGCGGCCGCGCGGCACGCATGCCGGCGTCGGGCTTGCGAAGATCGACGATGCGGCAGCGCTCGCGGTCTATCTTGCCGAGCGGCAGGAGCAGGACTTCTTCGTCGCGCGTTTCGTCGATTATGCGAGCCCGGACGGGCTCTATCGCAAGATCCGCCTCACCATGGTCGACGGCAAACCCTATGCCTGCCACATGGCGATCGCCGATCGCTGGGACATCTGGTACCTCAACGCTTACATGGCGTTCAGCGAAGAGAAGCGCGCGGAAGAAGCCGTCTTCATGCAAGACTTCGACCATGTGTTCGCCGCGCGCCACAAGACTGCACTCGACGAGATGAGCAGGCGCGTCGGTCTCGATTATTTCATCGTCGATTGCGCCGAGAACCAGAACGGCGAGCTGCTGGTGTTCGAGGCCGACAACACCGCCGTCGTGCACAACATGGATTCGCCGGTGGTGTTTCCGTACAAGCCGCCGCAGATGCGCAAGATCTTTGCCGCGTTCACTTCGATGCTGTCGCGGCATGCAAAGGCGGGTGAGGGGAGCGCAGAATGA
- the flgK gene encoding flagellar hook-associated protein FlgK produces MGLSSALASAMSGLRANQAALSIVSSNVANSQTPGYVVQTPNQIEVTTGDFGSTAMTTGVSRELDTYVLNQLRTESGGSGYADQMANILKQLQNVYGTPGNDGTLESALNKFTTALQALSTSSGASSAQTVALGAAQALAKQLNVTTTGIQSLRSNVEQDLGNSALAANAVMQQVADINTKLQGLSANDPSAATLMDQRDHAINTLSKYVDVRVTTDGSNQANIYTTTGIQLVGAGLASQFTFASAGALSATSLYNSDPAKSGVGALNIKLPNGSQVDVVANNVVSSGQIAADLKLRDQTLVQAQNQIDQLAATMSSALSDKTTAGSTVSGPPPGFDLDLAGAQPGNTVNITYTDTATNTQRQITLINVTDPAALPLQNATNANPMRVGVNFSGGTSAIASALNTALSGSHLSFSAAPSPATATTLRVTDDNSGLAKVNSSSTTKTISSLVSGNPQLALFTDGGQALYTGAITASGSQMTGLAGRIAVNTQLVSDPTRLSVYNTAPVTPAGDTTRSDYLYSQLTNAVFSYSPATGLGSANQPFTGSVSNYLQQFLSIQGNAATQASQLQQGQSVVVSTLQAKFNSTSSVNLDSEMSNLIQLQNAYAANAHVMSVVQSMMNTLIQAQG; encoded by the coding sequence ATGGGTTTGAGTTCAGCCCTTGCCAGTGCGATGAGCGGTCTGCGTGCCAACCAGGCCGCGCTCTCGATCGTCTCCTCGAACGTCGCCAACTCGCAGACGCCGGGTTACGTCGTCCAGACCCCGAACCAGATCGAGGTCACCACCGGCGATTTCGGCTCCACGGCGATGACGACAGGCGTCAGCCGGGAGCTCGACACCTATGTGCTGAACCAGCTGCGCACCGAGAGCGGCGGCAGCGGCTATGCCGACCAGATGGCCAACATCCTGAAGCAGCTTCAGAATGTCTACGGCACGCCCGGCAACGACGGCACGCTCGAAAGCGCGCTGAACAAGTTCACCACGGCGCTCCAGGCGCTGTCGACGAGCTCGGGCGCGTCGTCGGCGCAGACGGTTGCCCTTGGCGCGGCGCAGGCACTGGCAAAACAGCTCAACGTCACGACCACGGGCATCCAGTCGCTGCGCTCCAATGTCGAGCAGGACCTCGGCAATTCGGCGCTAGCCGCCAACGCGGTGATGCAGCAGGTCGCCGACATCAACACCAAGCTCCAAGGCCTGTCGGCCAACGATCCCTCCGCCGCGACGCTGATGGACCAGCGCGACCATGCCATCAACACGCTGTCGAAATATGTCGACGTTCGGGTCACCACCGACGGTTCGAACCAGGCCAACATCTACACCACGACCGGCATCCAGCTGGTCGGCGCCGGACTCGCCTCGCAATTCACCTTTGCGTCTGCCGGTGCGCTGTCGGCGACCTCGCTCTACAATAGCGACCCGGCCAAGTCTGGCGTCGGTGCGCTCAATATCAAGTTGCCGAACGGCTCGCAGGTCGACGTCGTCGCCAACAACGTGGTCTCCTCGGGCCAGATCGCGGCCGACCTGAAGCTGCGCGATCAGACCCTGGTGCAGGCGCAGAACCAGATTGACCAGCTCGCCGCGACGATGTCGAGCGCGCTGTCGGACAAGACCACGGCCGGCAGCACGGTGTCCGGCCCGCCGCCCGGCTTCGATCTCGACCTTGCCGGTGCGCAGCCGGGCAACACGGTCAACATCACGTACACCGATACGGCCACCAACACGCAGCGCCAGATCACGCTCATCAACGTGACGGATCCTGCGGCGTTGCCGCTCCAGAATGCCACCAACGCCAATCCGATGCGAGTGGGCGTCAATTTCTCTGGCGGCACGAGCGCAATCGCGTCCGCGCTCAACACCGCGCTGTCGGGCTCGCATCTGTCGTTTTCCGCCGCCCCGTCGCCGGCGACCGCAACGACGCTGCGGGTCACCGACGACAACAGCGGCCTTGCCAAGGTCAATTCGTCCTCAACCACCAAGACGATCTCGTCGCTGGTCTCGGGCAATCCGCAACTGGCGCTGTTCACCGATGGCGGGCAGGCGCTCTACACCGGCGCGATCACCGCGTCGGGCTCGCAGATGACCGGCCTTGCCGGGCGCATCGCGGTGAACACGCAGCTGGTCAGTGATCCGACCAGGCTGTCGGTCTACAACACCGCGCCGGTGACGCCCGCGGGCGACACCACGCGCTCGGACTATCTCTATTCCCAGCTCACCAATGCGGTGTTCTCCTATTCGCCGGCGACCGGCCTCGGCTCGGCGAACCAGCCCTTTACCGGCAGCGTCTCGAACTACCTCCAGCAGTTCCTGAGCATCCAGGGCAATGCCGCGACACAGGCAAGCCAGCTCCAGCAGGGCCAGAGCGTCGTGGTCTCGACACTCCAGGCCAAGTTCAACTCGACCTCCAGCGTCAACCTGGACTCGGAGATGTCGAACCTGATCCAGCTCCAGAATGCCTATGCCGCCAACGCCCACGTCATGTCGGTGGTGCAGAGCATGATGAACACTTTGATCCAGGCTCAAGGGTAA
- the flbT gene encoding flagellar biosynthesis repressor FlbT: MALKVELKPHERIIVGNSVITNTDQRARLLIDGDNVPILRERDILTPETADTPAKLVYLAVQLMYISPDPQTQHGTYFNLVRDIVTAVPSSWPIIEGINNNIMSGDLYRALKEARKLIAYEDKLREQFEAAHPKGDVSSAA; encoded by the coding sequence ATGGCTCTCAAGGTCGAACTCAAACCGCACGAGCGCATCATCGTCGGTAACTCCGTGATCACCAACACGGACCAGCGCGCCCGCCTTCTGATCGACGGCGACAACGTGCCGATCCTGCGCGAGCGCGACATCCTCACGCCCGAGACAGCCGATACGCCGGCCAAGCTCGTCTATCTGGCGGTCCAGCTGATGTACATCTCGCCGGATCCGCAGACCCAGCACGGCACTTATTTCAACCTCGTCCGCGACATCGTTACCGCGGTGCCGAGCTCCTGGCCGATCATCGAGGGCATCAACAACAACATCATGAGCGGCGACCTCTACCGGGCCCTCAAGGAGGCCCGCAAGCTGATCGCTTATGAAGACAAGCTGCGCGAGCAGTTCGAGGCCGCCCATCCCAAAGGCGACGTCAGCTCCGCCGCCTGA
- a CDS encoding pyridoxal phosphate-dependent decarboxylase family protein — translation MNEIIRNTQDSVTGASLDPQDWSEFRALAHRMLDETIDGIANIRARPVWQPIPNEVRAALKSDVPREASDLAEVYRQFAEHVAPYATGNVHPGFMGWVHGGGTAVGMLAEMLAAGLNANLGGRDHMPIEVERQIVDWMRRLFALPESASGIFVTGTSMANLMAVLVARTAALGTQARQHGIGNDGALLTAYTSRAAHGCISRAMDIAGFGTDALRKVGMDTDHRIDVEALRAQIATDREVGFKPFLVVASAGTVDIGAIDDLKAIARLCRDEGIWFHVDGAFGALAILSPELAPLLGGIELADSIALDFHKWGQVPYDAGFLLVRDGEQHRQAFAQPAAYLSRESRGLAAGAIWPCDLGPDLSRGFRALKTWFTLKTFGTDHLGAVIARSCALAKYLEARVLAEPRLELLAPVNLNIVCFRYRADDAVNREIVADVHELGIAAPSSTTLNGRFAIRAAIVNHRTEATDIDALVAAVLDFGARRSGGVIEVEAPPLAAQ, via the coding sequence ATGAACGAGATCATCCGCAACACACAAGACTCCGTCACGGGCGCCTCGCTCGATCCGCAGGACTGGAGCGAGTTTCGCGCGCTCGCCCACCGCATGCTAGACGAGACGATCGACGGCATCGCCAACATTCGTGCGCGTCCGGTGTGGCAGCCGATCCCCAATGAGGTCCGCGCCGCATTGAAGAGCGATGTGCCGCGTGAAGCAAGCGATCTTGCCGAGGTCTATCGCCAATTCGCCGAACATGTCGCTCCTTATGCGACCGGAAATGTCCATCCCGGCTTCATGGGCTGGGTGCATGGCGGCGGCACCGCGGTCGGCATGCTCGCGGAGATGCTCGCGGCCGGCCTCAACGCCAATCTCGGCGGGCGCGATCACATGCCGATCGAGGTCGAGCGCCAGATCGTCGACTGGATGCGCCGCCTGTTCGCCTTGCCGGAAAGTGCGAGCGGCATCTTCGTCACGGGCACGTCGATGGCAAACCTGATGGCGGTGCTGGTGGCGCGCACGGCTGCGCTCGGCACGCAGGCGCGGCAGCACGGCATCGGCAACGATGGCGCGTTGCTCACGGCCTATACGTCGCGAGCCGCGCATGGCTGCATATCGCGCGCGATGGACATTGCCGGATTTGGCACCGATGCGCTGCGCAAGGTCGGGATGGATACCGATCATCGCATCGATGTCGAAGCGCTGCGGGCGCAGATCGCGACCGATCGCGAGGTCGGTTTCAAGCCATTCCTCGTCGTCGCCTCCGCCGGCACGGTCGATATCGGCGCGATCGACGATCTCAAGGCGATCGCGCGGCTGTGCCGGGACGAAGGCATCTGGTTTCACGTCGATGGCGCCTTCGGTGCGCTCGCGATCCTCTCGCCCGAGCTGGCGCCGCTGCTTGGCGGCATTGAGCTTGCCGATTCCATTGCGCTCGACTTCCACAAATGGGGGCAGGTGCCCTATGACGCCGGCTTCCTTCTGGTGCGCGATGGCGAGCAGCATCGCCAGGCCTTTGCGCAACCGGCGGCGTATCTCAGCCGCGAGTCGAGGGGACTTGCAGCGGGCGCAATCTGGCCCTGCGATCTCGGCCCCGATCTGTCGCGCGGCTTCCGGGCGCTGAAGACCTGGTTCACGCTGAAGACGTTCGGCACCGATCACCTTGGCGCCGTGATCGCCCGCAGCTGCGCGCTGGCAAAATATCTGGAGGCGCGCGTTCTCGCCGAGCCGCGGCTGGAGCTGCTGGCGCCGGTGAACCTCAACATCGTCTGCTTCCGCTACCGCGCGGATGACGCGGTCAATCGCGAGATCGTCGCCGATGTCCATGAGTTGGGCATTGCGGCACCGTCGAGCACGACGCTGAACGGCAGGTTTGCGATCCGCGCTGCCATCGTCAATCATCGCACCGAAGCGACGGACATCGATGCGCTGGTCGCTGCCGTGCTGGACTTTGGTGCACGGCGCAGCGGCGGCGTGATCGAGGTCGAGGCGCCGCCGCTCGCGGCGCAGTGA
- a CDS encoding flagellar protein, producing MSISSINYSSSVLGSQIRNINQQLTDLSTQLSTGKLSQNYSGMGTNEGFAIAGRSQLSNIAAYTDTITNVNVNINLANTALQSLTTIRNTVQTGSANTAQDLNVNGQTVAQNTAAAQFGSMVGVLNTQSGNRYLFSGTAVNTQSVADAGDIINGTTTQAGFKTVLAERQAADLGASGKGRLVQTQPTASSVQVAEDAAGSPFGLKIKAVSSTLTGATVTGPSGSPVSFSVDLNGVNPNNGDKLSVQFTLPDGTTEQIDLTASTATPTPLGSFAIDASVPVNPNNTAANLNTALNTAITKLANTSLVAASAIVAGDNFFNTASSATGTPVNNQAATPVPITGATALSGASPSDSISPGFVAGDTITVNGTTLTFVSSGATGNQLNVGDSIQALLGKIDQITGTSKPSTVHGGVITINTDDAASLNITSSNTGALGSLGFGSTPVTATQPPLRVGSSPASSATTLVNGSATTVKWYLGNDGPGSPRSTAMARVDDSVTVQYGAQADEDAIRRQLQAIAVFGTFSTSPGGQYSGGQVSALSLRVTQALTQQPGQQRIEDIQTDIAMAQNTMKDASTRQTQAKAQLQSIIDQAESASPDQVASEILSLQNALQASYQTTSKLAQLSLVKFL from the coding sequence ATGTCGATCAGCAGCATCAATTATTCCTCGTCGGTTCTCGGCTCGCAGATCCGCAACATCAATCAGCAACTCACCGACCTATCGACGCAGCTCTCGACCGGCAAGCTGTCGCAGAACTATTCCGGCATGGGCACCAACGAGGGCTTTGCGATCGCCGGACGCTCGCAGCTCTCCAACATCGCCGCCTATACCGACACGATCACCAACGTCAACGTCAACATCAACCTCGCCAACACTGCGCTCCAATCGCTGACGACGATCCGCAACACGGTGCAGACCGGCTCCGCCAACACTGCGCAGGACCTCAACGTCAACGGCCAGACGGTCGCGCAGAACACCGCCGCCGCGCAGTTCGGCTCGATGGTCGGCGTTCTCAACACGCAGTCGGGAAACCGTTATCTGTTCTCCGGAACCGCCGTCAACACGCAGTCGGTCGCTGATGCCGGCGACATCATCAACGGCACCACGACGCAGGCGGGCTTCAAGACCGTCCTGGCGGAGCGCCAGGCCGCCGATCTCGGCGCCAGCGGCAAGGGCCGCCTGGTGCAGACGCAGCCGACGGCGAGCTCGGTGCAGGTGGCGGAGGACGCCGCGGGCTCGCCGTTCGGGCTCAAGATCAAGGCGGTGTCCTCGACGCTGACGGGCGCGACCGTTACGGGGCCGAGCGGCTCGCCGGTGTCGTTCTCGGTCGATCTCAACGGCGTCAATCCGAACAACGGCGACAAGCTGAGCGTTCAGTTCACGCTGCCGGACGGCACGACCGAGCAGATCGACCTGACCGCGTCGACAGCGACGCCGACGCCGCTCGGCAGCTTTGCGATCGATGCCAGCGTTCCGGTCAATCCGAACAATACTGCGGCGAATCTCAACACCGCGCTGAACACCGCGATCACGAAGCTCGCCAACACCTCGCTGGTGGCGGCGTCCGCGATCGTCGCCGGCGACAATTTCTTCAATACTGCAAGCTCGGCGACCGGCACGCCGGTCAACAACCAGGCGGCGACGCCCGTGCCGATCACCGGAGCGACGGCGCTGTCCGGCGCCAGCCCCTCGGATTCGATCTCGCCGGGCTTCGTTGCCGGTGACACCATCACCGTCAACGGCACCACGCTCACCTTCGTCAGCTCGGGCGCGACCGGCAACCAGCTCAATGTCGGCGACAGCATCCAGGCCCTGCTCGGCAAGATCGACCAGATCACGGGGACCTCGAAGCCTTCGACCGTTCATGGCGGTGTGATCACGATCAATACCGACGACGCGGCAAGCCTCAACATTACGAGCTCGAATACGGGTGCGCTCGGCTCGCTTGGTTTCGGCTCGACACCTGTCACCGCGACCCAGCCGCCGCTGCGCGTCGGCTCGTCACCGGCGAGCTCGGCGACGACGCTGGTGAACGGTTCGGCCACCACCGTGAAATGGTACCTCGGCAATGACGGGCCCGGCTCGCCGCGCTCCACCGCGATGGCGCGAGTCGACGATTCCGTCACGGTGCAATATGGCGCACAGGCCGACGAGGACGCGATCCGCCGGCAGTTGCAGGCGATCGCGGTGTTCGGGACGTTCTCGACCTCGCCGGGCGGGCAATATTCGGGCGGGCAGGTCTCGGCGCTGAGCCTGCGGGTGACGCAGGCACTGACCCAGCAGCCGGGCCAGCAGCGTATCGAGGACATTCAGACCGACATCGCGATGGCCCAGAACACGATGAAGGACGCGTCCACGCGCCAGACCCAGGCCAAGGCGCAGCTTCAGTCTATCATCGACCAGGCGGAATCGGCCTCGCCGGACCAGGTGGCGAGCGAGATCCTGTCGCTCCAGAACGCGCTCCAGGCATCCTACCAGACGACTTCGAAGCTCGCCCAGCTCTCGCTCGTCAAGTTCCTGTAA